The segment GCTGCCATGCGCCTATATGCTGAGCCTTTTCTGGCATGATGCGGCGAAACTGAGTGGTCATTTTCCAAGCATCGACACGGATCTCAAACAGATTGTTGACCAGAGCCAGGATCGGAGCCAGAGGGAAGGACGCCACGAACAGGGTCACAAAACCAAACTGGATCACTGCGAGAAACAATGAATGTACACAAAGATACAGTTATTAAAGAAACGACTACCCGGGATTCACTTGTAACTGGTATTTATGTATTGATTACTTAGTGTGTATTAATTCCCTCATGAGTTCCTAGTTACTTACTTGATTCAAACTAAATTGGGTTATACCAAATAAATGTGCTGTAACACAGACTTCTTGTATTATGAAGAAACAATTTCCTCCTCGAAAACCactaatttttacatttttgttttacagtaattaCGCAACATGTTAACTGGTGAGCTAGAGGTGCTGGTAGTTCATAATTACGCTGTTTAAACTGAAGAATGTCTTGTGCAACCGGCTTCGGGTGTGCAGCTGTAAATGTGGTAGACGAAAGGACTGAAGGAGACATTTTCCCCTCTTACCCATCTCCAGATATTCATAGAAGAGTCCTAGTTTTGAAACAGGCTGGAGCTGGTAGTCCTGTTCCCAGCGAGGAATCACCTTCTCTGAGGCCACACGGGTGCAGTAGCGGGAGAGCATATTCTTCAGCCACCTGTGGAGGCATGGAGAAATGATACAGTAACAGTGACTCAGTATGATAGCAGTGTTGGTGTATGAGTAGCTATTAACCCCGTGGCACGCTGCATCTATGAGCTTCATATGAGTCTTTATATATTCTGACTTCTTACGGTAGCAAGACCTCTTGTATGTTGTTCCAGATGGCTTTTCCACCCATGATGACAGAAAGCTGAGTCGTCAGCTCAATTAGACAACCACCAGGATCACACTGCAGGACAACACGACACAAGCCGAgggtgaaaaataataaaacataataagtAACAATAATAAGTTAAACACGTCACAGCTAAGTAGATAGATCGTACCTCCTCATTACGGTATTTTCCCATGAGATAAACAGGATCTCCAGGAAAGCCAACCGCTTTCCCTTTAGCGAAGGCGATGTAGAAACAGGAGGAGTAATAGTTGACGAACTGAAAGAGGAACATCTTCAGAGTCAAGCTGTTCTCGTAGTCCGTCTTCGTCCGCGGAAGCTCTGTTTTCGTGCGTCAGATAAGAAAGGGTTCAGGAAATAAACCACATGCCAGTCAATAAAGAGCAGAAGTACAACTCAAACTCACCGAAGTCGGTGATCCAGATGGCGAAGCGCTCATAGAGAAGATTGAGGATCATAATTACAACAAAGCTGATGAGGGAGGCTGTGACAGAAGTGGCCATCTGGGGCGTCACATACTCCTTTAAAGGTTCCAGCTCCTTCAGGTCCTGAGCTCTGAGTCGAGCTGAGAAGGCAAAAAAAGCAGCCAGCCGATAGATAGTGATGGCCACGATGGACGCCACGATCAACATAATCTGAAGGACAAAATATAAtggaatatttaaaaatattattgaaTATTGAAACTGGGAAAAAACAGGTtgctttattttatgatttcataatttctgaaaaaaaaagagctgtgaATTTGGTACTAAGTTAAGTCAGTGTCATGTCATAACATTACCCAGAATAAGACTGTCCCAATTCCTATCGACACTCGAACACATCGTCCACAGGTTGTATAGGGCACTTTTTCTTTCACCTAAatcacaaatgaacacaaatgaaataCTGGACTTTAATAACAAAGGAACAAAGTATTTCTAAACAGTACCTTTCCAAACAAAacctataaaatataaaagtttgttTAATCTAAACATTAAACCAGTTTTCTGACCATTGGGATACAAGatcagatggaaaaaaacattttggtgtgTGATTTACCCCTGTGACTGGGTTTTTCCTCTCATAGATACACTTGGCTTCATATTCGGGACGAGGCGGCTCTTCTTGCTCCAGAAACTCCACAGTGTCCCACTCGTACTCCAGCTCCGCCTGGTAGCGCTTCCAAAACTCCAGGAACAAAGTTACTGTATCGAGGAAATGAACAGGAGTAGGAACAAACAAGCAGGACAATCAGGAAAGGTCAAAGACGGAAACATTATATACACGGTATGGTCTGCAACTTCCTCCAGATAAACAAAATTAACCTTTATAAATGTAAGTAAAATGTCTGCATATGCTCTGTGGAAATGTCTTGTGAAATGATGTGAAACTCACCCCAGATTGCCATGAAAACAGCAAACACCAGGGTTCCAAAGTTATCAAAGATACAAAGTTTCTacaaggaaaaaagaaaaacatggaggTCATCACGTCACCGTGAATGCTTACATGCAAATCTGttcaaaacacaacagttgCTGTGCCACTGGGTATAATAACAGCCACACAACATTTCAATATGGAAATTCTGTCACTGTATTGTGTGTCAGTGTCGTACGAACTGTCTTCAACACAGTGTGAGGAGCTGAAATCCAAAAATGATCCTCAGAAATGAACACCACTGTGGCCTGAAGAGACATTTAAATTCTAACATGTTCGCTCACAAATGTTTGCTGACATAAGATTTGCGTCTATCGCATATTTGGCGACATCAGCAGGaggataaacagaaaaaaactttgtAGAAACAAGTTCGATTTAACGCTGACATCAAATCAAACTCACTTTGGAAGCCTCACAGGTGCTGTTCAACCTCCAGTATTTGCATTCCCTGTCACACTGTGGACACATCACAATTTTCCCTCCGATTTCAGGGTCGCACACCTCTTTGCTGCAGCGTTttaaacacagaacagagacTATTACACAGGGAAATGTATGAAAAAGAAGCAGGGTGAAAAATAGGCTGATGATATCGATTCAACTccaaaaacatcatatataCAGAATTTATTGACAAGTTTGTCGTTCAAAATATCTTTGGGGTGTTTTATCGAGCGTACCTCCAGGTGCTGGTTTCTTGAGTCTTATATCCGTAAATGAAACAACCCAGTCCAACAACAGCAGCCAGAGCGAGCATTATCGTGTAGAAACCCAACCAGGCAAAGTAAATGCCGATCTTCTCTCCATAATACttcctgtggaaaaaaaaaacagtcactgTACTGTTAGGAAAACAAAACTCAACAGGACAAAGACATAAAAGACTTAATTCCCGCATGAGCACACAGGAAATCTAACTGCAGACCAACACTTTTTTATCGACTTTTCAGTTTGAGTTGAATTGAAACGCTGTTGTGAAAGACTAATTTGAGTTCTTTAAGTTCCTTTTTGTCATAAAAGATTGTGTTTACCTTATGAGGTCAAGTGGTTGCATCTTGTAGAAGCTTTTGGGATGAGCCCATTCTTGATAGAGCAGATACCTCTCGTTGGGGCAGTCCTGTTCTTTGGACTTGACGTTGAACCTGCACTGAAAAAGCCAACAGACAgataatacaaacaaataaaatataaagtacatGTTTAGATAACTAATAAGCCTGTTAAACATGACTTTTACGAACAAACTAAATGAGATAAAAATCGATGCCTAAATGAACATTTACACTTACATCATGGAGAGGATAGGCAGCTTTGTACACTCCAGAATCCAACAGTTTGGTGATCCCAAACTTCTTTATGCTCCCTCGTATTTCATACGGGGCACGACTCAGGATGTAATATGCCTGGAAGATGAAGAGGTTTGATGTTTACATCCTTACAGAATTCCTGAAATATGAACTTGTATGCTGCAACGACATGAGACAACTTACCATCCTGCTCCTCATGGCCGGAGTGAAGAACATGTCTTTGTCCCTTATGTGGAAGTATTCCAAACGGTCCTTCTCAAAGGGGGCGGTGAAGAACTCGGCCTCTTTCTTGATCAGGTTCTCGTTGGGGTAGAAGGGCTTGGTGATGTAGGATAAAAAGCGCCACGGGGACGGACGTGAGGAGAGGTCGTTGGGCTGGATTGGAAGCTTGATGTGCAGGACCTCGGCGTAGGTGCACAGCACGTCCCACGGCATGTGGACTTTGACGAACATCAGCTTGTCATTGGTCACCTGCAGAACACAAAGACGGATCGTGTTCAGTGTGAGACACAACAAGAGAGAAACCTTACAAAGGGCGTGGTCTACTTACAGATTGTGTTGCCTCCAGCTCCATTCCCATCTTCATCAGGCTGGCCTCAAAATACTCTCGCCGTCTCTACATGAGGAGAACAGAGTTTCAATGAGCTTCGTATTTTAATACTTGCAGCTGCCCTCTGGCAATTATGAGTCACTTTCTGCGCCAGATTTACCAAAATTATATGCATGCCAAGTCTGCAGAGTAAATACTGAGAGCATTTGTCAAGGGTCAAGATGACAGCTCAAGGCAGTCTGTAAGGTGTAACTTATATGTTCTTAGACGACCTTTTATTATGTTTAGTTAAATGAAGCTGTAGCGTTGACAGCTCAGTTATTTGCACACCGGTCCCAGGCATTATTTACACTGCACATAATGGAAAAGGATGATGACACTGTAAGCAAGTCCTGACAGGTTCTTGCACTACAGTGAATTTAGGGCTGGGTACACTTTCTGAACTGCTACACAGCCACAcggaaaacacataaaaaagctCTGAATTACTGTACGAAACATATTCAAATAACAGAGAGTATCACTCAGGAACGATGAATACAATAAAGTCTTATTGTTCCAACTACTTTTAAACTTTCTGATGTGTTATTTGATTAGCTGGGACCATTATCATCAAAGGCACCTTTATATATTTTCACTCAACCCTGTTATGTCTGCCCCGTCGTAAGGAATACCTTTGAGGGAGTGCTGACAGAGTAAAAGTCAAATATTACTGTTTGCTTAGATGGCTATACATGGATAAAAATATAGTCGTGCAtgttatattcaatttctgccatgttctgtaaataaataaatctcacacactggacctttaaaagtcTATTTTAAGCTAATGATTTTACTAACAGTATCTGAAATGAACCACACCCTTCAAGCAGTCAAGAGTCcaagcagagggaaaaaaagattttgcaACTTCTGTTTGACCCATGTCTGGCTctggaaaaacaaagtaaagGGAGTGCCTGGCAGAGACTGTTGCTCCTCACATCCCTAACTGGATTTAGTCTGCTGTGGGATCATTAGAAATCAGGAATTGCATCAGGCTCGGTGGATCCGTGTTGATGACGTGCATGAGCTCTGACACAACAGGAACTGGCTAAAACTGGCTGATCAGATGTGATGTGCTCCTGTGAGTTGCAGGGTGTGCTTGCCGCAGAAGAAACAACATATCTAACTACCTTATCAAGTTCATTATTTCACCCATTAAAGAGCAAAAATGTGCAATCTACCATTTAATGTCGTATGATTTTAGTCTTTACAGGGCACAGTTTCAAAACCACTTGGAGGTTAGGATTGCAACAGTAACAGCCTCTAAGGCCTGTGGATCTACAATATTTTACACATCCCTCACTGTAAACCCTATTGTGAAAGACACCTGTAACAATCAGCGACAGACACACCTACGTATTTCATCAATGCCGAAAATTTAGATTTGCGTTATGTAAAAGCAACAAGTGGCTTTACTAACATGTAGGAGAACTGTTGTTTGTGCTCTGCTTCAAATTTCAGGAGCAGCGCTCAAAACAAAATTTTTAGAGAAGGAGACTTATGATCTGACCGAATGTGATCTGTTTTGGTGGTGTAATTGAAGGCGTCAAGCTCTTCATTCGTGGAACATAGACAGCCTGAGCTGCTCCTGAACAAATCACAACGTTAAAAGGACGAATGAATGTGAAGTAGAAGGGGAACTATACAAACAATGTACACACAGTGGTTCCCTTTCCTGgttaattaaagattaaagcGTCACTGTGCACATTGTGCTGAACGTACACTGACACGACATGTTGAAATTCCAGAAGAACTCAAGacagctgcaaataaaaactCCCTTTACAAACAGGCAAGGGCCAATAACGGTTGGcatttgtaataaaacatacacGGGCATCacatattcaaaatgttttctcagtAGAAGAGCTCATTTGCATTCCAGTCTCTTATGagtttgttttcctcacagTTCACTTTGTTGATTGACTTTTACTCTGTGGATTTGATGTCAATTTATTTGCTAGAATTTCAACAGTATGTTATTTAGTAAGAcatatttgcatgcatttaCATCCCACAcgcttcctctctctgtccacattCCCTGTCATCTCTCTACTGTGTGTTACCTAATGGAGGCAAAACACATTTGCTTTTACAGATGCTTTTGTGGAACAATACCTCCGTTTAAACAGCTCAAAAAGATGATCACAAATCAAAGACCTACTTTGCGTCTCTGGAACGTGTGCCTCTTCTCAAATTCCTTCTTGTCCTCATCTTCGTAAACCAGGATGAAGTCGATCCTCCTCTCGCCGTCGTTGAAGAACAGGGAGTCCGGTTTGTCATTATACTCTACCTGAGGGCAAAAACAAGGCTCACCAGACAACTCTGTGGCCTGAAACTCGTACACCTCTTCCTCCATAATGTCATACATGATGCTTGGAGAGAggagcgctgtgtgtgtgtgtgtggtctgtgcaGAGATACTGGTAAGTGCTGACCTTCTCCAGCCTATTTAACGAGTGATGCAGGAGAAGTAGGAAGAGTCAACAAACATTATGACCCACGCccttatctctgtctgtctgtctgtctgtctgtctgtctgtctgtctgtctgtctgtctctccgcACAATCAGACTTGTGACAGGTATTAAAAAGCTCACAAagatgtgtaaataatatttaaagataCAAGTGACGTGTCTTCCTGCACCCGGACAGTATGGCAGCTTAATTcaaacaatcaatcagtcaatctaTGCCCCATATGAACACATATAAGGTACATTTGACTGACGTGCTGCTGATGTTGCTGTGTTGACTCACCAGTTGTGCTTTCACTACTTTTGCTCCTTCTTTAATACTGTGATAGGTTGGTAAGAACTCTTCGGGATAtactgtgaaaaaacacaaaatacaaaaatgtgaaTACAGACATCaatataataaaagaaatactaaactatatatatatttccttgAGCCCGGCCAGTCCGCTGGGAGGCTGATAATCCTGTTTTTATCACGGATGTATGGACTGGTATGTAAACAGATTTGtacacaggcatgcacacattatatattacatttgtttttataaattaCATTATCACATAATGGTTATTTAATACAGTAATATTTTCAATGTCTGTCTTACCTTGTATGGTCTTATGAAGGCAACGTCATAAGTAccaaacaaataatatttataatagtAACATTTGAATGCTGGAGACCGGGTTACTGATGTCAGCTgaggtctgtttgtgtgcactgtACATGTGAAGTGTTTACTACCCTGAAGCCATAAACCAGGAAAGAAAATCACAGCTGTATTGTAAGACCAATTTTCATTTTACTATACAAAGGGTTTACATATTATTTCCACTCTTTACACAAGATTGTAAATAGTTAGGACTGACTGTGGCAACAAATGTTCTTGGAAGGataataaagtatctatctatgcTAAGTATTACACTGTtgtattatgtgtttatattaaataataaaataagagcAGCTcatatgtattatgtattactATGGGCCTCAAAACTCTGGCAATAAATAATGGCTAATATAACCTTTAAGTTTATAGATTTCTCATGAAACGTGTAATGTTTTCAGCCATGCGAGCCAAGCGTGGCCCTAAGAGTAGCAGGGTCAGTCCATCCGACAGCCCAGATTTTAAATTTGTCCACTTTGTTTTAGGACCAAATACATGCAGAACGGATGACATTATCATCACTATCAACTGCACTTTGAGGTTAGAGTCATTCTTTATGTTATGAGTTCTCAAATGCAAGGTTCGCATCCCTTAAGATGCCTCACCCTCATCCGATCATTTCATCTTATTTGAGGTAACAGAAGGAAACGTCAGACAATAACTTGGCATTTTAACTTATGTGTTCACAATAGGTTAATTTATGGTAGGCTTCTCAGGACAGAGTCAATCTAGGAGCTCTAACTCTTTTGTCTTCTGTAGAGTTATTAAACCAGGCTGACTGCTTCCCTCTGTTTTATGTCAAGTTAAGCCCAAGTGCCAATACCTGCTAAATATAAGcatgttgtcactgtgagcatttAGCTCCAAACACTTCTGTAAGCTTAGGCCTTACACGGCTTCTAGCCTGACTATAGACAACATTCATGTTCTACATCACTGGTGTTCACTGAAGCAGCACAGACTGTTCGCTCATTACAAAACCAGCCACCCTCCTGCCTGTTTCCCTAAATCTCATGCTGGTGTTTTTTACAGCATGCACATGATTGCGCTCTGaccacacagtaaaaaaaaaaaagaaaagaaataggTCACCGGTCTGCAATCTACAGTATGCAATGCAGTGTTTCCCCTCATTCAGAAATGAAAGCATTCACACCACCGACCAcatcaaaaccaaacaaatacaatattaCAAGCTATAAATCTAAACGCACTGTTATGTGCCTcataataaaagtttttttatttcacaaaacagATGACACAACATCCAGTATGGAAACTCCTACAATCTTTCCATATTAAGCAGAGCACTATGAGAAGACTAACTAACTAAAGACAGATGCTGTTTTCAAAACACTGACCATAGTAACACCCTGGGAATCTTAACAGGGGAATCACTACTCACTAATCAAATAAGACTTTCCTTTGACAAAGTCCTCTACTAGCCTGACGAAGCTTGTTACAATAGAAGTCATGTTATTGTTAAGGCAAGTAGGTGAACCGGTTACAAATGAATACTTAATGACTGTGGCCCTTAGGTTATTATTCTTGTGATAGAGATATATTAATAACTCGCTGTAATACAACATCCTggctttttaatatttaactccTCTCACTTGTGGAAAAcatggcacaaaaaaacatattagaaCAAGAGCATTACAAACAGCTGGCTCATGGTTTATCCAACTTTTATGCTGACGTATTGTAGGCCTGAATCCTCACAGCAGCCTGTATCATGAGTGTAATATCACATCTAGTTCTCAAATTGTTGGTACGAGTACAACTGCTCTCCTGTAGTGGTATATATCTAATCATCTACAACagtttgaataaaatgaaactgatATGATTTATGCTGGGATGTTATCTAAAATAAGTTTATATTTTGTatcaatatcagcctgatgcatcgtcatgtttattcatgtagTGCGTGCAAACGTCCACAATTAGTTAGGAACCAAAATATGACTTGAGATAACAGGTGGAGGTACAATTTATGTTTCAAAAACTGCAATCACGGCTCCAAACGGTGCGGATCAGGGGTGCCACTTTTCTACCAAATGAactcaacaacaataaaaaatctTCTTAATAAGAATAAATCTGCCTCCTGTGTAACTGTCTGTAGTTGAATCTCTAGTTGAAAAAGTTTGAGTTTTAGTTGTTCGCTTTGGAATGGAGTTCACACTGTAGTAcccacatttcattttctaacGTCGCTGTAAAATTTGGACCTGAGTCATAAAAAGCCAACGCAACCTCTGCAACAAACAGTGAGTCAGTAAGTGTGATTCTTTTGAAAAGCATGGCGAGTCTCTGGCCATAAGGATCTGCTTTTTTACCACAACCCGCCCGCCCAGCGCTCACTTCCTCTCTAGAGAACACCCTCcataacaacacacaaaataataagagcgaaccaaacaaacagagagaaaaaagggcaTAATTCATAACAGAAACAGATGTGCCAAactggattttttattttttttactcttagCAGCATAaattttaacagtttaacacATTTAATGCCATGTGTTCTCACCATCTAACAGGAAATTCGAGGGAAGGACACGAGGGAGCTCTAAGATGTTGCTTCAGTGcctatgtttgtatgtttcgAGGTTCACTGATGTTTAACTGTCACTGAAACATGCTTGCAGCAGTGGAAATCCTCCCTTGTCAGATCTGTATCAACAACGGTAGTGGGCACTAAAATTAGACTTCCTGCGCCAACCCAGTGTTCATTTCACACGTTATGAAGCTGAAACTACAACGTGTAACAAACTATAAAGGTCTGTCTTGGTCTCCTCGTATCCCAGCATCACAggctgggaaaaaaacagtgtgaacatgaataattcattaCGAGCGTCTATAGGCTCCATTGAGCGGAAGTGCACTTTGGCATGGTCTTTGTGACCGAGTGCCAAAAGCATTGGTCAGATTGTCAGAGCCTTTTATTGACAACTGCTAAAGTTAACCCCTAAGGATCATTTGTCTCTCAGCCAACTGTGATTGCACGCAGTAGCATACTGTACGTCATTGTGGACTTGGCAAAACACAAAAGAGCCTGTAGGCCGGGGaatattttccataaaatacaagtgtgtgagctgacagcagTACAGACATTGCTCTGTATTCCAGGGTTAAGTTGCAGTTTCACTTTGTAGTGTCAGGAATGTAAAAAAcgcaagaaacaaaacagtgctGAGAGATGGGATCTGTGCTGTAGATATGGCGGTGTGAGCTTGTGCCCTCTTGGAAATGTGTGCACCACACCCCCCCGCACTGCTTCTACACAGTTTTTCTGCCATGTGGCTGATCTCGATGTTAAACAAACTCCTGTTATCACAGTTTAAATCAATACTCATGTTTCATAATAGCAGAAATGGACATGGACCATTCGCTTCAAGCAGATCTCTTACTTTAGTAGTAACAGCATCAAAACAATGTCAAAATATTCTATTATAAGCAGCAGTCAAGAGGCTATGAAGTGCAAAATGTAGCCTACCAAAAGTACTCaaatgttaaaggtccagtgtgtaggactttgtggcatctagtggtgaggttgcaaccaactgaacaccccTTGCCTCAAGCTCCCCTTGATGTTAATGGTGATCttgcaaaaaaaagacaagagccCCTACTTAGAGCtagtgtagatataaaaggctcatgccaaggtaacaaaacataacataacataattataTAATCATGATTAATTAATGCCATCTTATAACATAAACCTCACACTGGACAGTTTGCCACTGtctttcttggatgtcttttaggttgtatatatttttattttatatatatcttttttttacatctttaacttatattttatatttcatgtttattgctgtttgcactgggataggagggaaacacaatttcatatggcagcattgataataaagttaacttgaacttgaatttcatatggcagcattgataataaagttaacttgaacttgaacttgaactggacctttaagtagaAGTAAGGTTTACCAAAAttgttttacaattattttacaatctgaatatgatttatgatttatgagtcaacttttaaaagtgctgtaaaataaagtgttcaAGCTGGGAACATGCTGTAAAGTAGAGCAGTGATGATGAATGAGTGGGTGGTAACTTTCCCAGACATGAACAACATGTGTTATACTTCAAGTTATCAGaggtgcagtgtgtctgtgacaAAGTCCAGATTTTGTCCACGAACCAACAAGATTAAAAAAGTTTGTCCTCTCACCAACATCCTCGTCTATCATGCCCAGCTCAGTATCCTGGATCTCCTCCGTCCCAGCCAGAGAGTCCATCTCGAAGATGTCGTTGTCGCTCATAGTCCTTGACTTTAGGTTTCAGTCACATGGAAGCAAAACAAACCATACTAATGTTTGTTACAGTGGCTTCAAAGTGCAGCCCCGTCCTCTGCTCattgttgctttaatgtttcCCAACATTGATTCAGCCGCCTTGGAAGAAGTTTTGGGCTCAAGTTGTGACTTGAGAGAATGGAAATCAAACGGGTGGGGTCGGAggcggaggcggaggaggaggagggtgttgATAATGCTTCATCCACATTTGACAGATCAAGTTTCATCCACTGTGGATACATTCCTCACTGTGTTATGTTAGCTGTTGCTGTTTTAACGTATGtgcattgtttaaaat is part of the Larimichthys crocea isolate SSNF chromosome XX, L_crocea_2.0, whole genome shotgun sequence genome and harbors:
- the ano6 gene encoding anoctamin-6; protein product: MSDNDIFEMDSLAGTEEIQDTELGMIDEDVVYPEEFLPTYHSIKEGAKVVKAQLVEYNDKPDSLFFNDGERRIDFILVYEDEDKKEFEKRHTFQRRKRRREYFEASLMKMGMELEATQSVTNDKLMFVKVHMPWDVLCTYAEVLHIKLPIQPNDLSSRPSPWRFLSYITKPFYPNENLIKKEAEFFTAPFEKDRLEYFHIRDKDMFFTPAMRSRMAYYILSRAPYEIRGSIKKFGITKLLDSGVYKAAYPLHDCRFNVKSKEQDCPNERYLLYQEWAHPKSFYKMQPLDLIRKYYGEKIGIYFAWLGFYTIMLALAAVVGLGCFIYGYKTQETSTWSKEVCDPEIGGKIVMCPQCDRECKYWRLNSTCEASKKLCIFDNFGTLVFAVFMAIWVTLFLEFWKRYQAELEYEWDTVEFLEQEEPPRPEYEAKCIYERKNPVTGVKEKVPYTTCGRCVRVSIGIGTVLFWIMLIVASIVAITIYRLAAFFAFSARLRAQDLKELEPLKEYVTPQMATSVTASLISFVVIMILNLLYERFAIWITDFELPRTKTDYENSLTLKMFLFQFVNYYSSCFYIAFAKGKAVGFPGDPVYLMGKYRNEECDPGGCLIELTTQLSVIMGGKAIWNNIQEVLLPWLKNMLSRYCTRVASEKVIPRWEQDYQLQPVSKLGLFYEYLEMVIQFGFVTLFVASFPLAPILALVNNLFEIRVDAWKMTTQFRRIMPEKAQHIGAWQPILQGIAILAVATNAMIIAFTSDMIPRLVYYWSFSVYPYGDHVNNTMQGYINSSLSIFNTNDFSNYSRPIGKIPNITTCRYRDFRYPPGHPKQYEYNIYYWHVIAAKMAFIIVVEHIVYLTKFILSYVIPDVPYAVKEQIKREKYLTQVILHETNLKLVSKRLIPGKDEIVKETLENMEEMELDFD